Proteins encoded within one genomic window of Besnoitia besnoiti strain Bb-Ger1 chromosome II, whole genome shotgun sequence:
- a CDS encoding hypothetical protein (encoded by transcript BESB_034640) — MVAPSCCTVALRRISRAAVEGSWGLTAQKKSTGGSCFSRFTTPLSGGLVGGARHFSSVKFMDQKRSGEETVYFKKEDEALLRNLLANHPEYDPKYSMDQMSELGAIARDITLACQKHGMKDPSAAFMKDLISIFSAHGYVKQSE; from the exons ATGGTTGCACCATCATGTTGCACAGTCGCCCTTCGGCGGATATCGCGGGCAGCAGTTGAGGGGAGTTGGGGACTCACGGCGCAAAAGAAATCCACAGGGGGATCGTGCTTTTCTCGTTTTACGACGCCGCTATCGGGCGGCCTCGTTGGCGGAGCGAGGCACTTCAGCAGTGTCAAATTTATGGATCAGAAACGGTCGGGAGAGGAGACGGTTTACTTCAAGAAAGAAG ATGAAGCTTTGCTCCGCAACTTGCTGGCCAACCATCCAGAATACGACCCGAAGTATTCAATGGATCAAATGTCTGAGCTGGGCGCCATCGCTCGAGACATTACTCTAG CGTGTCAGAAGCACGGCATGAAGGATCCGTCGGCCGCCTTCATGAAGGACCTGATCTCGATTTTCAGCGCACACGGCTATGTGAAACAGTCTGAGTAG
- a CDS encoding hypothetical protein (encoded by transcript BESB_034650): MLSPNNDEGGAPSLTGGCGSARTEESPSLEVHDGSTVLHLSPGSALVQHPGPSMPVAGSVASLTETYRNAGSLTEPKRTSGSESEDTTATEEQAPVPITADAKKLKSRCPQGSGFRVVATSCIPGLAKEPTFQQVVGVLSIQENDATIPSHTAQEDALPQVEAPIASGKDGAASSSSGDDEAINGKNRSSGGVAEPRDPRVATVQAWAQNACSLAARQAPLSNFSGFVHAANNGKLAHAREAGHLADQTTDTVAAAPLCSAGSPNVGTSRAPPQPPDTALRNTQRIASSSPQLGCKSMDIALQDPPRTVDRTSITEEPNKSSPASTRGCPNNPSCCADTSPRSVSGREVTQGGSSGNPTSMAEQQLLAAYRECFLLLAAAQRKEELRVFEFVLGGGSRDARLCGCKETQRHSDGAELNDASTRRNSSGPNADGLERTSEEQRIQATGPCEASPNAANLGESYTDSTAIEASIKEDDAEATPPNYSVPGGVETDSRLELKDVRNGGDASCVSPENDTDRSLSARGGNLEAEGAAATQDNANTDDRLWPANNGSDSGSRADKSNITTCGRNIYGRTGTYDDGNEEREASRKKRRTGWPSVLAPETWSERT; encoded by the exons ATGCTGTCCCCGAATAATGACGAGGGAGGGGCGCCAAGCCTGACTGGCGGGTGTGGGTCTGCACGGACAGAAGAGTCTCCATCGCTCGAAGTGCACGACGGTTCTACTGTTCTGCATCTTTCGCCGGGCTCCGCCCTTGTACAACATCCTGGTCCCTCCATGCCTGTCGCCGGATCCGTGGCGTCGCTAACAGAAACTTATAGAAATGCAGGCTCTTTGACTGAGCCGAAGCGGACATCAGGCAGTGAGAGTGAGGACACCACTGCCACGGAGGAGCAAGCGCCAGTGCCGATAACCGCAGACGCCAAGAAGCTGAAGTCTAGATGTCCCCAGGGCTCAGGGTTCAGGGTTGTGGCGACTTCTTGTATTCCCGGCCTTGCTAAGGAGCCAACATTCCAGCAGGTCGTCGGCGTCTTGTCT ATTCAGGAAAACGATGCAACAATACCCAGTCATACTGCACAAGAAGATGCATTGCCGCAGGTCGAGGCACCTATAGCATCAGGAAAGGATGGGGCGGCATCATCCTCCAGCGGAGATGACGAGGCTATTAACGGCAAAAATCGATCATCAGGAGGTGTGGCAGAACCCCGAGACCCTCGCGTGGCTACTGTTCAGGCTTGGGCGCAAAACGCGTGCTCACTAGCAGCGCGTCAGGCTCCCTTGAGCAATTTTTCTGGATTCGTCCACGCTGCCAATAATGGGAAACttgcgcacgcgagagaagcagggCATCTAGCTGATCAGACTACAGATACGgttgcagcggcgcccctcTGTTCAGCTGGCTCGCCCAACGTTGGAACGTcccgtgcgccgccgcagcctccggacACAGCCTTAAGAAACACACAGCGCATAGCGAGCTCGTCACCACAGCTGGGTTGTAAGTCCATGGATATCGCTCTACAGGATCCGCCAAGGACTGTGGACCGCACCTCGATCACTGAAGAACCGAATAAGAGCTCGCCAGCATCGACGCGCGGTTGCCCCAACAACCCGAGTTGCTGCGCAGATACTTCGCCGAGATCTGTCAGCGGGCGCGAAGTGACGCAGGGCGGGAGCTCAGGGAACCCCACGAGTATGGCAGAACAGCAGCTGCTTGCTGCGTACCGAGAGTGCTTCCTGTTGCTTGCGGCCGCGCAAAGGAAAGAAGAACTGCGAGTTTTTGAGTTCGTGCTGGGCGGGGGCAGCCGAGACGCTCGTTTGTGCGGATGCaaggagacacagagacacagTGACGGTGCTGAGTTGAACGACGCGAGCACAAGGCGAAATAGTTCTGGTCCAAACGCCGATGGCTTGGAGCGCACCTCTGAGGAACAGAGAATACAGGCAACGGGCCCTTGTGAAGCATCTCCGAATGCAGCCAACCTGGGGGAATCGTACACGGACTCCACCGCAATTGAAGCATCGATAAAGGAGGACGACGCTGAGGCGACTCCTCCAAATTATTCCGTCCCTGGAGGCGTGGAGACTGACTCCCGCCTGGAACTCAAGGATGTGAGGAATGGCGGCGATGCCTCCTGCGTGAGCCCTGAGAATGACACAGACCGAAGCCTATCCGCGAGGGGAGGGAACCTGGAAGCAGAGGGGGCAGCCGCCACCCAGGATAACGCCAACACAGATGACAGACTGTGGCCAGCGAACAACGGAAGCGACAGTGGCAGTCGCGCTGACAAATCAAACATTACAACATGCGGCAGAAATATTTACGGACGGACAGGCACATATGACGACGGAAATGAAGAACGCGAAGCATCGCGGAAAAAGCGACGAACAGGATGGCCTTCGGTGTTGGCTCCAGAAACATGGAGCGAGAGAACGTAA
- a CDS encoding AP2 domain transcription factor AP2X-10 (encoded by transcript BESB_034660) — protein sequence MPLQQQLQQLILGLQLLCELSPFCPALSSSASGSAHTKPAAGVTSASGAVEAATQGQHKTLPPRARVYGNPLGHLPPACEWLYPFSSRGAASGARLDQGSGTETECIGHGGAASLLQRLPPAASSGCCSCCCGCTFEAEHRCEARSSASSSESDKIHRRAEPSPMLEGHQGIRIHHCHGGRSGATERTSNARFQAPAGPDRRCSGTTGGVKGPTGNGCAVAEESTDSVEPVTTGAVGKQKRGRYRTAAVVAAEEGDATDIYKKPRPSVTSRRVLLQKQQQHIQESGAAADGDDEPTRAACSLSDANTLFSRFSSKSPTESSAATTYQLGQTQESVDDASREQRMQNLKTPTAARSPPSASLKRLAVGAMCADTYGLTRQNGLEPGVHSSSHGNLTACKATASDARGPAKEELSQNTQTASRRSEAAAPHLQKNESTSSHGNAPLSCKPTTASSGSAAPPVRTTRHNKTKQPGVFQFTRGIKRFWAASWYADGHPGWKAFSVEKWGNTEALKRAKKAYEEKVPHGAAMLNTLDFGAADDMASDDTPSLPVTGTGSGKDSNRTGSGSSLSVGSSQQRQRCDNGGEAQRSQDRGLTQQQVNGATRTGNTRKKQQPSQAGDGPAESPPLSLESGTIEYRSTPAGFSSSSSSSIFSCTTGQHMGDGVETTQKQHQIEREDFLQPIWDDLDSADTGNSGTGGVFTLGGASGGCATSSCYDTSSSSGFLRGKFSYSSKTAATELSVGYEDPISEGQRHVFFEHPRAHHDTELGRHGCDEPGIHEDDHGLLSPSQFFLGSDNDDITGRLLLSGPDTGALSISR from the exons ATGCCCCTCCAGCAGCAGTTGCAGCAGCTGATCTTGGGGCTCCAGCTGCTATGTGAACTTTCCCCCTTTTGCCCCGCtctgtcgtcttcggcgtctgGCAGCGCTCACACCAAGCCCGCTGCAGGTGTCACGTCGGCCAGCGGGGCAGTGGAAGCCGCAACTCAAGGCCAACATAAAAcgttgccgccgcgagcccgcgTCTACGGAAATCCATTAGGCCACCTGCCACCGGCATGCGAGTGGCTTTACCCCTTTTCTTCCCGTGGAGCCGCCTCAGGCGCACGGCTAGATCAAGGTAGCGGCACAGAAACGGAGTGCATAGGACatggcggcgctgcttcactactgcagcgcctccctcctgcggcgagctccggatgctgcagctgctgctgcggatgCACCTTTGAGGCTGAGCATCGCTGTGAAGCGCgatcctctgcgtcgtcttctgaaTCTGATAAGATCCACAGGAGAGCTGAGCCATCACCCATGCTGGAAGGGCACCAGGGAATACGCATCCACCACTGCCacggaggacgcagcggcgcgacagaaAGAACGTCAAATGCACGGTTCCAAGCTCCCGCGGGCCCTGATCGCAGATGCAGCGGCACTACCGGCGGCGTGAAAGGGCCAACTGGCAACGGCTGCGCAGTAGCAGAGGAAAGCACAGACAGCGTCGAACCAGTGACCACTGGCGCGGTAGGGAAACAGAAACGAGGGCGGTACAGAACGGCGGCTGTtgtcgctgcagaggaaggtGACGCCACAGATATCTATAAAAAGCCCCGGCCATCAGTAACATCAAGACGCGTACTCCTCCaaaagcagcagcagcacattcaggagagcggcgccgccgcggacggcg ACGATGAGCCAACCCGGGCAGCCTGCAGCTTGTCCGACGCTAACACGCTCTTTTCCCGGTTCAGCAGCAAGAGTCCTACCgagagcagcgccgcgacgacaTATCAGTTGGGACAAACACAGGAAAGTGTTGACGACGCTTCCAGAGAACAACGCATGCAGAACTTGAAGACACCCACAGCAGCACGCAGTCCGCCTTCGGCGAGTTTGAAACGCCTTGCCGTGGGAGCCATGTGTGCAGATACGTATGGACTTACGCGACAAAATGGTCTGGAGCCGGGTGTCCATTCGAGTTCTCATGGGAATTTGACTGCGTGCAAGGCCACCGCGAGTGACGCCCGGGGTCCAGCTAAAGAGGAATTATCGCAGAACACGCAAaccgcgtcgcggcgaagTGAGGCGGCTGCTCCTCATTTGCAGAAGAACGAGTCGACTAGTTCACATGGGAACGCGCCACTCTCATGCAAGCCCACAACAGCTTCCAGTGGATCGGCAGCTCCTCCAGTGAGGACCACACGACACAACAAGACCAAGCAACCAGGAGTCTTTCAGTTCACAAGAG GCATCAAGCGCTTCTGGGCCGCCAGCTGGTACGCTGACGGGCACCCGGGATGGAAAGCGTTTTCCGTGGAAAAGTGGGGGAATACGGAAGCTCTCAAACGAGCCAAAAAAGCGTACGAAGAAAAAGTGCCGCACGGCGCGGCGATGCTCAATACTCTTGACTTTGGTGCAGCCGACGACATGGCGAGCGATGACACGCCATCCCTGCCTGTTACAGGCACTGGATCTGGCAAGGATAGCAACCGAACTGGGAGCGGTAGCAGTCTGAGCGTCGGCAGCTCGCAACAGCGACAAAGGTGTGACAACGGCGGGGAAGCGCAGCGCTCGCAAGACCGGGGTCTCACACAGCAGCAAGTTAACGGCGCAACGCGCACGGGCAACACTcggaagaagcagcagccaAGCCAGGCTGGGGATGGACCCGCTGAGTCGCCTCCCCTCTCTTTGGAGTCCGGTACCATCGAATACCGCAGTACTCCTGCTGGATTCAGCAGCAGTAGCAGCAGTAGCATCTTCAGTTGCACCACTGGGCAGCACATGGGAGATGGCGTCGAGACGACACAGAAGCAACATCAGATCGAGCGAGAGGATTTTCTGCAGCCGATCTGGGACGATCTGGATAGTGCGGATACTGGGAATTCTGGGACTGGCGGTGTGTTTACCTTGGGAGGCGCTTCAGGAGGCTGCGCCACATCCTCCTGCTACGACACTAGTAGCAGCAGTGGATTCCTTCGGGGAAAATTCAGCTACAGTTCAAAGACAGCCGCCACAGAGCTCTCTGTTGGCTATGAAGATCCCATAAGCGAAGGGCAACGACACGTTTTTTTCGAGCACCCGCGTGCACATCATGATACAGAGCTGGGCCGGCATGGCTGTGACGAGCCGGGAATACACGAGGATGATCACGGGTTACTGAGCCCTTCGCAGTTCTTTCTAGGTTCTGATAACGATGATATCACAGGCCGGCTACTGCTCTCCGGACCCGACACTGGCGCGCTGTCAATCTCTCGTTAG
- a CDS encoding hypothetical protein (encoded by transcript BESB_034670), translating to MGVCALVIAATAEVAVVASLSILRGIWMTVIQNGSSVHLGLAASLHAVLRQLGAAILPALMLKTNFTTATRLFLFLHACFLLLLSVTVGADLPSFYAAHALTGLVSCTAASLLNWSLLTSRDPEEQLQDFSNFQKAYSVGPIFGSGICAVFFIGYELWARDVALVRAVATASVDTVRAVLGIQGIVIAFGFLVQFTAPHPSRCVSVRAYTYEDLMDALTLSKNWADDSGEKEATEATSEQEKRRVSLQAGMPILNVTDDGKRITRHLTGRFDEEKTTAFHKPRADKTIFDLDSEDEQDQSDRSAESDDCSSSFSSSVGSCTYNVDCDRDSVESSHLTSSLSSTSSRRTEAVADSPNQTPDRKDRHGAEYMSEMRFTTDAALKSTPAVTAESSKTDLFLSASGPSANNIVHAERPQDNDNKVLPRGQVNGCRPGTADGGCSLTYATQQSGTASTPGDAEQVKQVALLAFGGMGPL from the exons ATGGGCGTATGCGCGCTCGTGATTGCGGCGACAGCTGAAGTCGCAGTTGTGGCTAGTCTCAGCATCCTGCGGGGTATATGGATGACAGTGATCCAAAATGGATCGTCAGTCCACCTCG GGCTGGCGGCTAGCCTCCATGCTGTGCTGCGACAACTTGGCGCAGCCATACTTCCTGCGCTTATGCTAAAGACCAACTTCACCACGGCGACACGATTGTTCTTATTTTTGCATGCttgttttctccttctcctttctGTCACTGTGGGCGCCGACTTGCCCTCCTTCTACGCGGCACACGCCTTGACAGGCCTGGTTTCCTGTACAGCTGCGTCCTTGCTCAACTGGTCGCTGCTCACTTCACGAGATCCGGAGGAACAGCTGCAAGACTTCTCCAACTTCCAAAAAGCGTATTCAGTGGGACCGATATTCGGGTCTGGCATCTGtgccgtcttcttcatcgGCTATGAGCTATGGGCGCGAGATGTTGCTCTAGTCCGAGCGGTGGCCACCGCTTCTGTAGACACAGTTCGGGCGGTGCTGGGCATCCAGGGTATCGTCATTGCGTTTGGCTTTCTTGTTCAGTTCACCGCGCCGCACCCTTCGC GCTGTGTATCAGTCCGTGCGTATACGTACGAAGATCTCATGGATGCGCTGACTCTCAGCAAGAACTGGGCCGATGACAGTGGCGAAAAAGAAGCAACTGAGGCCACATCTGAGCAAGAGAAAAGGCGGGTATCCCTGCAGGCAGGCATGCCCATTCTGAATGTGACCGACGACGGCAAAAGAATAACGCGCCACCTCACTGGACGGTtcgacgaagagaagacgacagccTTTCACAAGCCTAGGGCAGACAAGACGATATTCGACCTggacagcgaggacgagCAGGACCAGTCTGATAggagcgcagagagcgacgactgcagcagcagtTTCTCTTCTAGTGTCGGCTCCTGTACTTACAACGTCGACTGCGATAGAG ACTCGGTGGAATCCTCACATCTCACAAGCTCCCTTTCGTCAACAAGTTCTCGTCGAACTGAAGCTGTCGCGGACAGCCCCAATCAAACGCCAGACCGGAAGGACAGGCACGGGGCCGAATACATGTCCGAAATGCGTTTCACGACCGACGCCGCGTTGAAGTCAACTCCTGCCGTTACAGCGGAGAGTTCAAAAACT GATCTCTTCTTGTCTGCCTCGGGACCGTCAGCAAACAATATTGTACACGCAGAGCGGCCCCAAGACAATGATAATAAAGTTTTGCCCAGAGGCCAGGTCAATGGCTGCAGACCAG GCACAGCAGACGGAGGGTGCTCTCTAACATACGCGACACAGCAGAGCGGCACTGCATCAACTCCCGGCGATGCAGAGCAAGTCAAACAGGTGGCCCTCCTTGCTTTCGGCGGAATGGGCCCTCTCTAA
- a CDS encoding hypothetical protein (encoded by transcript BESB_034680), producing MANTWIERHMATIPQLDFLPLKSYNKQMLTDDALKSSVAVVRDTRAAVRMPHDTLEYSNALFVWPLFFPTAVFHMTALADTLLSFYQMNAFQFSAGLSSLVSVGCFSVAALLLSSSQFTFQRIPQGHTVHYVLGFLIQISVMVAFCFVDDKGTVVGLMLLSGSAVGMLSPAGVKAGTKMVPATRQLHQYDRQLCSSHIVKSLSPVILGCLYSWSRPAVFAFSGAIVTMAFMATTATFLLRPRAWGFDGQPLLDMTDSDSPVGLIKTVNGPGTMDAVPRNDISFHVESSRKETTRDPSEAASIARVHQAIKELTEIGEKPAVLPGSVPDADDAEGDVNSVFRGPLSKVIDGYSSPLKAPSRQQPSKS from the exons ATGGCCAATACATGGATAGAACGGCACATGGCCACCATTCCTCAGTTGGATTTCTTGCCTCTCAAGTCTTACAACAAACAGATGCTGACAGACGACGCTCTCAAAagctccgtcgccgtcgtcc GGGATACGAGAGCAGCAGTGAGAATGCCGCACGACACCTTGGAATACTCGAATGCCCTCTTTGTTTGGCCACTCTTCTTTCCCACAGCTGTCTTCCACATGACGGCGCTAGCTGATACTCTCCTCT CCTTCTACCAGATGAACGCGTTCCAGTTTTCTGCTGGCCTCTCTTCTCTAGTCTCTGTGGGCTGCTTCTCAGTTGCTGCCCTCCTGTTGTCGTCCTCTCAATTCACTTTCCAACGCATCCCACAAG GGCACACCGTGCACTACGTTCTAGGCTTTCTCATCCAG ATCAGTGTGAtggtcgccttctgcttcgtcgATGACAAGGGTACTGTCGTCGGGCTAATGCTCCTCTCCGGCTCAGCCGTTGGGATGCTCAGCCCTGCTGGAGTGAAGGCCGGGACGAAGATGGTCCCGGCGACCAGGCAGCTTCATCAATACGACCGCCAGCTATGCTCATCCCACATTGTGAAGAGCCTGTCTCCTGTGATCTTAG GCTGCCTCTACAGCTGGAGCCGGCCTGCcgttttcgccttctcggGAGCCATTG TTACTATGGCGTTTATGGCGACAACCGCGACGTTCCTCCTACGCCCACGAGCGTGGGGTTTTGACGGACAGCCCTTGCTAGATATGACCGACAGCGACTCGCCCGTCGGTCTGATCAAGACTGTGAATGGACCGGGGACGATGGATGCAGTACCACGGAACGATATTTCTTTCCACGTGGAGTCTTCACGCAAGGAAACTACCAGAGACCCTTCAGAAGCTGCCAGCATCGCAAGGGTGCACCAGGCGATCAAAGAGTTAACAGAAATTGGCGAAAAACCTGCAGTTCTGCCCGGCTCCGTTCCGGATGCGGACGATGCTGAGGGAGATGTTAATTCGGTTTTCCGAGGGCCGCTTTCCAAAGTGATAGATGGCTACTCCTCTCCCTTGAAGGCACCTAGTCGGCAGCAGCCAAGCAAGTCGTGA